One part of the Tachysurus vachellii isolate PV-2020 chromosome 6, HZAU_Pvac_v1, whole genome shotgun sequence genome encodes these proteins:
- the ndufaf1 gene encoding complex I intermediate-associated protein 30, mitochondrial, translating to MAVSGRMLKTSTVFQRCLFQPRSVCPVSLSIRTVYERDYRRPGQAPDTRWPWQKIHFDFAKGVEGVKKHFGLLKAEFMERWSGPEGRPLEEHMLEQTRVLWEFRGPESLSQWVVTSDREIGGRSEAYVKLGRNNFTCMLYGSLCSAAPRDGETRYSGYCTMRSKQPLGSFDRKKHFDWSNFNTLHLRIRGDGRPWMVNILAGTYFSHQRDDMYSYFLYTRGGPYWQDVKIPFSKFFLSSRGRVQDEQYPLWLDKVNTIGFTLGDKADGAFQLEIDFIAVCNDRAHTEEFAYELYKRNPEVEQRRLSA from the exons ATGGCCGTCTCAGGGAGGATGCTGAAAACCTCCACTGTCTTCCAGAGATGTCTCTTTCAGCCACGCtctgtgtgtcctgtgtctcTGAGCATCAGGACTGTATATGAGCGGGACTACCGCAGACCAGGCCAGGCTCCGGACACCAGATGGCCCTGGCAGAAGATCCATTTTGACTTCGCAAAGGGAGTGGAAGGAGTAAAGAAGCACTTCGGTCTCCTCAAGGCCGAGTTCATGGAGCGCTGGTCGGGGCCCGAGGGCCGGCCACTGGAGGAGCACATGTTGGAGCAGACGCGTGTGCTGTGGGAGTTCCGTGGCCCAGAGTCGCTCAGTCAGTGGGTGGTCACCTCGGACCGGGAGATCGGTGGGCGGAGTGAAGCGTATGTGAAGCTCGGGAGGAATAACTTTACCTGCATGCTGTATGGCTCTCTGTGCTCAGCTGCACCCCGAGACGGAGAGACACGATATAGTGGATACTGCACCATGCGCTCCAAACAGCCTCTG GGTTCCTTCGACAGGAAAAAGCACTTTGATTGGTCAAACTTCAACACTCTGCATTTGCGTATACGTGGAGACGGCAGGCCGTGGATGGTGAACATCTTGGCTGGGACCTACTTCTCTCACCAGAGAGACGACATGTACAGCTACTTCCTGTACACACGAGGGGGTCCATACTGGCAGGATGTTAAG ATCCCTTTTTCTAAATTCTTCCTCTCGAGCCGAGGCAGAGTACAAGACGAACAGTACCCCCTCTGGCTCGACAAG GTGAATACTATCGGCTTCACACTGGGAGATAAAGCAGACGGAGCGTTCCAGTTAGAGATCGACTTCATCGCTGTGTGTAACGATCGCGCTCACACAGAGGAGTTTGCATATGAACTGTACAAGAGGAACCCGGAGGTGGAACAGAGACGACTGTCAGCCTGA